The bacterium genome includes the window AAGCACGAAGCACGAAACAATATCTAAATTCAAAATTCTAAACATTTTTACTGCGATTTCCTCATTATAGAGGAACGTATTACTTGTTTTCCATCCTCTATATTACTTATAGTTTTGGGTATTTTTTCACAAACCCTCTCACCTGTTTTGCAAACATAAGCGTTCGTTCCTTTAAATTATATTGTTTTGAATTTTCAATTTTTCATTTGAATTTGTTTTAAGATTTCGAATTTCGAATTTCGGATTTCATTTGTTCCATTAAAGCTAAACACATACAAAATCAAGGGTAGCTTGGTCTTTACATCGGCTGTAAACTTAAAGTTGGTGCGTGCGGAAGCTATTGCAAAGTTAGGACTTGAAGGTCAGCTACTTATAAATAGGTGAACCCTGCCAAAGGCTATTTAACCATCGGAATAGTTTCGCTCATTAAATGGACACCCTGAATGGCCAAAACTTCCAAACAACACAGAGTATATTCTAAAGGAGTTAGAGTTAGCGAAATAGTTTAGGAGCAATGAAGTCATTTTTTGCCAAAGTTTAGTAACTAGACACATACTATTGCTCTAATTTGACAAAGCCTTGATTTTTTGAGTAAAATAAATAAGTGAATATTGTGGTTTTGGGTGCAACAGGTTCAATTGGAGGATGCTCTCTTCGTGTTATTCGGTCTTTAGGTTTTAAGATTCTTGGAATATCGGGTGGAAAGAATATAGACCTTCTTGAGGCAGAGGCAAGAAAGTATTTGCCTTTGGTTGTTGCAATTGCTGACGAAAATAAATTTTTTGAGCTTAAAGATAGGCTAAAAGACCTGCCTTGTAAGGTATTGGGTGGACAAAGCGGAATCCTTGAGCTTGCAAGCCTTAAAGAAGCGGATAGGGTGATTATAGCTATATCTGGTGCAGCATCTTTGCTCCCAACCCTTTATGCTATAAGGGCTGGGAAAGATGTTTGTCTTGCCTCAAAGGAGGCATTTGTTTTAGCAGGCGAGATTTTAAAAAAAGAGGCTCTTAAAAGAAATACCTCAATAATCCCGATTGATTCTGAACACTCTGCTATATTTCAGTGTATATATGGCAATGAAAAGCCAGAGAGGATAATCCTTACAGCATCGGGTGGCCCATTTCTTAACAGAGAGACCCTGAATGATATTACACCAGAGGAGGCTTTGGCACATCCAATATGGATGATGGGAAGAAGGATTACAATTGATTCTTCCACATTGATGAACAAGGCATTTGAGATTATTGAAGCATCATATTTATTTGATATAGATGTTGAGAAGATAGATGTTGTAATACATCCCGAATCCATTATTCATTCTATGGTTGAGTTTTCTGATGGCTCTGTTTTGGCACAAATGTCTGTTCCAGATATGAGCCTACCAATAGCCTATAGCCTTACCTTTCCAAAAAGAGGGAAAAGGATGGTAAGTTCACTTAATCTTTCTAAAATAGGCTCTTTGTCATTTAAAAAGCCTGATTTAGAAAGGTTTCCTTCTATTGAATTTGGGTTTAATGCAAAAAGAATAGGAGGAACAATGCCGTCTGTCTTAAATGCTGCGGATGAGGTTTGCGTAGAAAATTTTTTAGAAAAGAAAATTTCATTTAATAAAATCTTTGAGAATGTTAAAAAAACGCTTGAGAGCCATATCCCAAAAAAAGACCCAACAATTGATGAAATTTTGGAGGCAGATGCCTGGGCAAGGAATTATGTAAAATGCTTACATCAATAATAGGAGCTATTTTTGTTTTGTCTTTCTGCATCTTTGTCCATGAGCTTGGACATTTTATCGCTGCAATTATCAGTAAGATAAAGGTAAAAAAATTCTCCATTGGGTTTGGAAGGAAATTGCTTGGATTTAAGAGGAATGATTGTGAATATCAGATAGCCATTATTCCATTTGGTGGATATGTTAAGATGGAGGGAGACTCTCCAAATGAAAGAACAGGGAAAGAAGGCGAATTTTACTCAAAGCCTATTTCTTCCAGGATATTTGTAGTTTTAAGCGGTGTTTTTATGAACCTATTCTTTGGATGGTTTTTGTTCTTCATCATATTTACCTTTGGTTCTCCCTCAATTTTACCCATTGTTGGAGGGGTAATTAAAGGCTCTCCCGCAGAAAAAGAGGGAATAATAAAAGGCGATGAAATTGTAAAAATAGAAAATACAGCCATTGATGAATGGAAGGATGTGGTAAAAAAGATTGCGATTAGTCCAAAGAAAACATATAAATTTGAGATTATGAGAAATGGCAAGGTAATAAAAAAGAATATCACAATAGAAGCTATGGATGGAGGGATGGGCTATATTGGGATTTCTCCCTGGCTTGCCCCAAGAATAGGTGGTTTTCTTAAAGGGTTTCCAGGGGAAAAATCAAAACTTTTAAAGGGTGATTTAATAAAAGAAATAAATGGAAAGGAAATCTTTAATTGGGAAGATGTTGTTGATGTAATCTATAAAAGTCCAGGAATTCCTTGTTCTTTGAAGGTAGAGAGGGAAAATAAAATTTTCTCCTTAACAATTATTCCAATACAGAAGGTAATTGGCACGCAAACCATTGGTATGATAGGGATTGAGCCCTCGTTTTATATAACAAAAAGATACAATCCAATAATTGCCTCCTATAAGGCATTGCTTGAGGCATATGACCTCATTTCTTTAAACATTGTTGGAATATATAAGATGATAAGGGGAGATATATCACCAAAAATGGTATCAGGTCCCATTGGAATCCTTCAAATGGCTTCCAAAACAGCCCATGAAGGCTTTGTTCATCTTTTGCGATTTACAGCCCTAATGAATGTTTGTCTTGTTATTGTTAATCTTCTTCCCATTCCTATTGCAGACGGTTGCCTTGTTTTATTTTTTTTCATTGAGGGGATAAGGAGAAAGCC containing:
- the dxr gene encoding 1-deoxy-D-xylulose-5-phosphate reductoisomerase → MNIVVLGATGSIGGCSLRVIRSLGFKILGISGGKNIDLLEAEARKYLPLVVAIADENKFFELKDRLKDLPCKVLGGQSGILELASLKEADRVIIAISGAASLLPTLYAIRAGKDVCLASKEAFVLAGEILKKEALKRNTSIIPIDSEHSAIFQCIYGNEKPERIILTASGGPFLNRETLNDITPEEALAHPIWMMGRRITIDSSTLMNKAFEIIEASYLFDIDVEKIDVVIHPESIIHSMVEFSDGSVLAQMSVPDMSLPIAYSLTFPKRGKRMVSSLNLSKIGSLSFKKPDLERFPSIEFGFNAKRIGGTMPSVLNAADEVCVENFLEKKISFNKIFENVKKTLESHIPKKDPTIDEILEADAWARNYVKCLHQ
- the rseP gene encoding RIP metalloprotease RseP, with product MLTSIIGAIFVLSFCIFVHELGHFIAAIISKIKVKKFSIGFGRKLLGFKRNDCEYQIAIIPFGGYVKMEGDSPNERTGKEGEFYSKPISSRIFVVLSGVFMNLFFGWFLFFIIFTFGSPSILPIVGGVIKGSPAEKEGIIKGDEIVKIENTAIDEWKDVVKKIAISPKKTYKFEIMRNGKVIKKNITIEAMDGGMGYIGISPWLAPRIGGFLKGFPGEKSKLLKGDLIKEINGKEIFNWEDVVDVIYKSPGIPCSLKVERENKIFSLTIIPIQKVIGTQTIGMIGIEPSFYITKRYNPIIASYKALLEAYDLISLNIVGIYKMIRGDISPKMVSGPIGILQMASKTAHEGFVHLLRFTALMNVCLVIVNLLPIPIADGCLVLFFFIEGIRRKPFSEAFYERANQVGFGIIILILFFASMNDITRIFEGFK